The Hymenobacter sp. 5317J-9 genome has a window encoding:
- a CDS encoding carbohydrate kinase, translating to MDHSIICFGEMLWDVLPTGKQPGGAPMNVAVHLRNLGLQPRIVSRVGDDQLGQELLAFVETQGLSTDLIQRGHSHLTGVVKANVGDRNEVVYKIVQPVAWDYIQYDEATEAAVDQADVFVYGSLAARSPTTAETLFRLLERAPLRVFDVNLRAPHYDQPTLERLLATADLVKLNHHELDLLAGWYEAPEDLEMAMLNLARRYALQTLCVTCGEQGAVLYTGGEFFRSPGFPVEVKDTIGSGDSFLAALLRGLLQHDAPAEALRFACAAGAVVATHQGATPPLREHDIRALMAQPVTL from the coding sequence ATGGACCATTCCATCATTTGTTTTGGCGAGATGCTGTGGGACGTGCTGCCCACCGGCAAGCAGCCCGGCGGGGCGCCCATGAACGTGGCCGTGCACCTGCGCAACCTCGGCCTGCAGCCGCGCATCGTGAGCCGCGTGGGCGACGACCAGCTGGGCCAGGAGCTGCTGGCCTTCGTGGAAACCCAGGGCCTGAGCACCGACCTCATTCAGCGCGGCCACTCCCACCTCACGGGCGTGGTGAAGGCCAACGTGGGCGACCGCAACGAGGTGGTGTACAAGATAGTGCAGCCCGTGGCCTGGGACTACATTCAGTACGACGAAGCCACCGAGGCCGCCGTGGACCAGGCCGACGTGTTCGTGTACGGCAGCCTGGCCGCGCGCAGCCCCACCACGGCCGAGACGCTGTTTCGGCTGCTGGAGCGGGCGCCGCTGCGGGTGTTCGACGTGAACCTGCGCGCCCCGCACTACGACCAGCCCACCTTGGAGCGCCTGCTCGCCACGGCCGACCTCGTGAAGCTCAACCACCACGAGTTGGACCTGCTGGCCGGCTGGTACGAAGCCCCCGAAGACCTGGAAATGGCCATGCTGAACCTGGCCCGCCGCTACGCCCTCCAAACCCTGTGCGTGACCTGCGGCGAGCAGGGCGCGGTGCTCTACACCGGCGGCGAGTTCTTCCGCAGCCCCGGCTTTCCGGTGGAAGTGAAGGACACCATTGGCAGCGGCGACTCCTTTCTGGCGGCCCTGTTGCGCGGCCTGCTGCAGCACGACGCCCCCGCCGAGGCCCTGCGCTTTGCCTGCGCGGCCGGCGCGGTGGTGGCCACCCACCAAGGCGCCACGCCGCCCCTGCGCGAACACGACATCCGGGCGCTGATGGCGCAACCCGTGACCCTTTAA
- a CDS encoding substrate-binding domain-containing protein, whose product MSVVFSRFAVWRASLLVLVASVLLAGCQAAEHGKTYRVGFSQCTGGDLWRQTMLSGMRRELSLHPELELVYRDAGNDTRRQIEQIRQLQAEHIDLLIVSPNESAPISAAVEKVFRQGTPVVVLDRKITADSYNTYIGGNNTEIGRMAGEWAAKVLSGRGRVVEVWGRQSSSPAQERHQGFVAALARFPGVQITEQLRGQWEKDTAKAVAAAHLAALQTADLVFAHNDVMAQGVREVCRQHGLPGPRLFAGIDGLPGPRGGLQMVLDGTLTATFLYPTGGEEAIRVAARILGGKAVRREYALSSFQIDRSNVQALKAQSDKLTDQQRNIEQLNSRIGLLNNTYATQRNTLIITLMCLAVAVALGVWAYYLMRQKLAVNKKLRQRNRQIIEQKSKLEEATEKARQATEEKLRFYSYISHELKTPLSLILTPAEDLLSQKAMSQRDIRAGLGLVRKNAHRLLRLVNQMLDLRKLDAGKLALQAAEQDVVAFVREIFEDFRQQAQHHRIDLQFTASVPALPLWFDEHKLDKILFNLLSNAFKYTPDGGFIHGSLSVADGEVHIALADSGAGMSPEEQERAFDLFYSGQKKYSLGAGLGMALSREFAHLHHGQLAVQSAVGAGTTFTLRLPLGDAHLGPDERLTELAQHQARQRAYVDEPRLPAPASAPAPEPATDRITVLLIEDNAELRNYLVDKLGAEFAVTACESAEDGWRALLETVPDLMVCDVMLPGNSGFVLTQQVKADFRTSHIPVVLLTAKGQIQDKIEGSKAGADAYLTKPFSTDYLVQTVKTLFANRAKVQRRFSSSFLFAGENTSEKQFLNELTAIIEANYADPEFSVEQLAQALAMSRVQLYRKVQALLQTNVTDYITDVRLNKAKVLLRDSSQTIAEIAFATGFNSASYFSTLFRQRLQQTPSEYRRPVKTDAVS is encoded by the coding sequence ATGTCCGTGGTTTTTTCCCGTTTTGCCGTGTGGCGGGCCAGCTTGCTGGTCCTGGTTGCGAGCGTGCTGCTGGCCGGCTGCCAGGCCGCGGAGCACGGCAAAACATACCGCGTGGGTTTCTCGCAGTGCACCGGCGGCGATTTGTGGCGCCAAACCATGCTCAGCGGCATGCGGCGCGAGCTGTCGCTGCACCCCGAGCTGGAGCTGGTGTATCGCGACGCCGGCAACGACACCCGCCGCCAGATTGAGCAGATACGGCAGCTGCAGGCCGAGCACATCGACCTGCTCATCGTGTCGCCCAACGAGTCGGCCCCGATTTCGGCGGCGGTGGAAAAGGTGTTTCGGCAGGGCACGCCGGTGGTGGTGCTCGACCGCAAAATCACTGCCGATTCCTACAACACCTACATCGGCGGCAACAACACCGAGATTGGCCGCATGGCGGGCGAATGGGCGGCCAAGGTCCTGAGCGGGCGCGGCCGGGTGGTAGAAGTGTGGGGCCGGCAAAGCTCCTCGCCGGCCCAGGAACGGCACCAGGGCTTCGTGGCGGCCTTGGCCCGGTTTCCCGGCGTGCAGATTACGGAGCAGTTGCGCGGGCAATGGGAGAAGGACACCGCCAAAGCCGTGGCCGCCGCCCACCTGGCCGCCCTGCAAACCGCTGACTTGGTGTTTGCTCACAACGACGTGATGGCCCAGGGCGTGCGCGAAGTGTGCCGCCAGCACGGCCTGCCCGGCCCGCGCCTGTTCGCCGGCATCGACGGCCTGCCGGGCCCGCGGGGCGGCCTGCAAATGGTGCTCGACGGCACGCTCACGGCCACCTTCCTCTACCCCACCGGCGGCGAGGAGGCCATTCGGGTGGCGGCGCGCATTCTGGGGGGCAAGGCTGTGCGGCGCGAGTATGCGCTCAGCTCCTTCCAGATTGACCGCTCCAACGTGCAGGCCCTCAAGGCCCAGAGCGACAAGCTTACCGACCAGCAGCGCAACATCGAGCAGCTCAACAGCCGCATTGGCCTGCTGAATAACACTTACGCTACGCAGCGCAACACGCTCATCATCACGCTCATGTGCCTGGCCGTGGCGGTAGCGCTGGGCGTGTGGGCCTACTACCTGATGCGCCAGAAGCTGGCCGTGAACAAGAAGCTGCGCCAGCGCAACCGCCAGATTATCGAGCAGAAAAGCAAGCTGGAAGAAGCCACCGAGAAGGCCCGCCAGGCCACCGAGGAAAAGCTGCGCTTCTATTCCTACATCTCGCACGAGCTGAAAACGCCGCTGAGTTTGATACTGACCCCGGCCGAGGACCTGCTGAGCCAGAAGGCCATGTCGCAGCGCGACATCCGGGCCGGGCTGGGGCTGGTGCGCAAAAATGCCCACCGCCTGCTGCGCCTCGTGAACCAGATGCTGGACTTGCGCAAGCTCGACGCCGGCAAGCTGGCCCTGCAGGCCGCTGAGCAGGACGTGGTGGCCTTCGTGCGCGAAATATTTGAGGACTTCCGGCAGCAGGCCCAGCACCACCGCATCGACCTGCAGTTTACGGCCAGCGTGCCCGCGCTGCCGCTGTGGTTTGATGAGCACAAGCTGGATAAGATTCTGTTCAACCTGCTGTCCAACGCCTTCAAATACACGCCGGATGGCGGCTTCATCCACGGCAGCCTGAGTGTGGCGGACGGCGAGGTGCACATTGCCCTGGCCGACAGCGGCGCCGGCATGAGCCCCGAGGAGCAGGAACGCGCCTTCGACCTTTTCTATAGCGGGCAAAAGAAGTATAGCCTGGGCGCGGGCCTGGGCATGGCGCTGTCGCGTGAGTTTGCCCACCTGCACCACGGGCAGCTGGCGGTGCAGTCGGCGGTGGGCGCGGGCACCACGTTCACGCTGCGCCTGCCGCTGGGCGACGCCCACCTCGGCCCCGACGAGCGCCTGACCGAGCTGGCCCAGCACCAAGCCCGCCAGCGCGCCTACGTGGATGAGCCCCGCCTGCCCGCCCCGGCCAGCGCCCCCGCGCCCGAGCCGGCCACCGACCGCATCACCGTGCTGCTCATCGAAGACAACGCCGAGCTGCGCAACTACCTGGTGGACAAGCTAGGCGCCGAGTTTGCCGTGACGGCCTGCGAGAGCGCCGAGGACGGCTGGCGCGCCCTGCTCGAAACCGTGCCCGACCTGATGGTGTGCGACGTGATGCTGCCCGGCAACAGTGGGTTTGTCCTCACTCAGCAAGTGAAGGCCGACTTCCGCACCAGCCACATTCCGGTGGTACTGCTCACGGCCAAGGGCCAGATTCAGGACAAGATTGAGGGCAGCAAGGCCGGCGCCGACGCCTACCTGACCAAGCCCTTCAGCACCGACTACCTGGTGCAGACGGTGAAGACGCTGTTTGCCAATCGGGCCAAGGTGCAGCGGCGCTTCAGCTCGTCGTTTTTGTTTGCGGGCGAAAACACCAGCGAAAAGCAATTCCTGAACGAGCTCACGGCCATCATCGAGGCCAATTATGCCGACCCGGAGTTCAGCGTGGAGCAGCTGGCGCAGGCGCTGGCCATGTCGCGGGTGCAGCTCTACCGCAAGGTGCAGGCCCTGCTGCAAACGAACGTGACCGACTACATCACCGACGTGCGCCTGAACAAAGCCAAGGTCTTGCTGCGCGACTCATCCCAAACGATTGCGGAAATCGCCTTCGCCACCGGGTTCAACTCGGCCTCCTACTTCTCGACCCTGTTCCGGCAACGATTGCAGCAGACCCCGAGCGAGTACCGGCGCCCCGTCAAAACCGACGCCGTTTCTTAA
- a CDS encoding glycoside hydrolase family 97 protein, which yields MATFSLRRPTHALLLVCLSLLCHVAGAQEIKSPNGQLRLTFALQNDGVPTYRLTYKGREVIKTSKLGLDLKGATALTSGFAVADTKQRSFDESWQPVWGEVKTIRNHYNELAVTLKQAATDRSIRVRFRVFDDGLGFRYEFPRQPKLDYFTIKEERTQFALAGDHKAFWIPGDYDTQEYSTVTSKLSEVRGKMKAAVTPNASQTTFSPTGVQTPLMLKSQDGLYINIHEAALIDYSCMHLDLDDKNFVLESHLTPDAVGDKGLIQTPALSPWRTVIVSDKAGDILESKLVLNLNEPTKFKDVSWIKPVKYVGVWWEMITDKSTWSYTNMDNIKLDSVDYKTVKPNGTHGANTAHVKEYIDFAALHGFDAVLVEGWNTGWEDWFGKHKDYVFDFVTPYPDFNVAELQQYAASKNVKIIMHHETSGSVRNYERHLEDAFDFMNKNGYNAVKTGYVGDIVPLGHHHYDQWLINHYNYVLEKAAEHKIMVNGHEAVRPTGLARTYPNLIGNEAARGTEYEAFGGSNPDHTTILPFTRLIGGPMDYTPGIFQTQISAINPKNTSFVHSTLVRQMALYVTMYSPLQMAADLPENYNKHLDAFQFIKDVAVDWDDSKVLEAEPGDYITIARKAKGKSSWFIGSTNDENGRTSNINFGFLEPGKKYVATIYADAKDAHYEKNPQAYTIRKMNVTRKSKLSQYCAPGGGYAISVMEAGR from the coding sequence ATGGCAACTTTTTCGCTTCGCCGGCCCACCCACGCCCTGCTTCTGGTTTGTCTTAGCTTGCTATGCCACGTAGCGGGCGCGCAGGAAATCAAATCGCCCAACGGCCAACTGCGGCTGACGTTCGCGCTGCAAAACGACGGCGTGCCCACTTACCGCCTCACGTACAAAGGCCGCGAGGTCATCAAAACCAGCAAGCTGGGGCTGGACCTGAAAGGCGCCACCGCCCTCACCAGCGGCTTTGCCGTGGCCGACACCAAGCAGCGCAGCTTCGATGAGAGCTGGCAGCCGGTGTGGGGCGAGGTGAAAACCATTCGCAACCACTACAACGAGCTGGCCGTGACGCTGAAGCAGGCCGCTACCGACCGCAGCATCCGGGTGCGCTTCCGGGTGTTCGACGACGGGCTGGGCTTCCGCTACGAGTTTCCGCGCCAGCCCAAGCTCGACTACTTCACCATCAAGGAAGAGCGCACGCAGTTTGCCCTGGCCGGCGACCACAAGGCCTTCTGGATTCCGGGCGACTACGACACCCAGGAGTACAGCACCGTGACCTCGAAGCTCTCGGAAGTGCGCGGCAAAATGAAAGCGGCCGTGACGCCCAACGCCTCGCAAACCACCTTCTCCCCCACCGGCGTGCAGACGCCGCTCATGCTCAAAAGCCAGGACGGGCTCTACATCAACATCCACGAAGCGGCCCTGATTGACTATTCCTGCATGCACCTCGACCTCGACGACAAGAACTTCGTGCTGGAGTCGCACCTCACGCCCGACGCCGTGGGCGACAAGGGCCTGATTCAGACGCCGGCGCTCTCGCCCTGGCGCACGGTGATTGTGAGCGATAAAGCGGGCGACATTCTGGAATCGAAGCTGGTGCTGAACCTGAACGAGCCCACCAAATTCAAGGACGTGAGCTGGATAAAGCCGGTGAAGTACGTGGGCGTGTGGTGGGAGATGATTACGGACAAAAGCACGTGGTCGTACACCAACATGGACAACATCAAGCTCGACTCTGTCGACTACAAAACGGTGAAGCCCAACGGCACGCACGGCGCTAATACGGCCCACGTGAAGGAGTACATCGACTTCGCCGCCCTGCACGGCTTCGATGCCGTGCTGGTGGAAGGCTGGAACACCGGCTGGGAAGACTGGTTCGGCAAGCACAAAGACTACGTGTTCGACTTCGTGACGCCCTACCCCGATTTCAACGTGGCCGAATTGCAGCAGTACGCGGCCAGCAAAAACGTCAAAATCATCATGCACCACGAGACCAGCGGCTCGGTGCGCAACTACGAGCGCCACCTCGAAGACGCTTTCGACTTCATGAACAAAAACGGCTACAACGCCGTGAAAACCGGCTACGTGGGAGACATCGTGCCGCTGGGCCACCACCACTACGACCAGTGGCTGATTAACCACTACAACTACGTGCTGGAGAAAGCCGCCGAGCACAAAATCATGGTGAACGGCCACGAGGCCGTGCGCCCCACCGGCCTGGCCCGCACCTACCCCAACCTGATTGGCAACGAGGCGGCCCGCGGCACCGAATACGAAGCCTTCGGCGGCAGCAACCCTGACCACACCACCATCCTGCCCTTCACCCGCCTCATCGGCGGGCCCATGGACTACACGCCTGGCATCTTTCAGACGCAAATCAGCGCCATTAACCCCAAAAACACCTCTTTCGTGCACAGCACCCTGGTGCGCCAAATGGCCCTGTACGTGACGATGTACTCGCCCCTGCAAATGGCCGCTGACCTGCCCGAGAACTACAACAAGCACCTCGATGCCTTCCAGTTCATCAAGGACGTGGCCGTGGACTGGGACGACTCGAAAGTGCTCGAAGCCGAGCCCGGCGACTACATCACCATTGCCCGCAAGGCCAAGGGCAAGAGCAGCTGGTTTATCGGCAGCACCAACGACGAAAACGGCCGCACGTCGAACATCAACTTCGGCTTCCTGGAGCCCGGCAAAAAGTACGTGGCCACCATCTACGCCGACGCCAAGGACGCCCACTACGAGAAAAATCCGCAGGCCTACACCATTCGCAAAATGAATGTGACGCGCAAGAGCAAGCTCTCGCAGTACTGCGCGCCAGGCGGCGGTTACGCCATCAGCGTGATGGAAGCCGGCCGCTAA
- a CDS encoding sugar porter family MFS transporter, with protein sequence MSRTRSLFFWSITAALGGFLFGFDTAVISGVEQTLQDYWHLNSFQQGLTVSIALFGTILGSMFGGFPADRLGRRKTLFWIALAYFFSALGTALAHDWSLFLVFRFLGGVGVGASSVAAPLYITEIAPAETRGKMVAMFQFNIVFGILVAYLSNYLLRDLGPNAWRWMLGVQAAPAAVFLVTVLNIPESPRWLLLKRGMVEEARRIFAIINPATADQTIENLLVSQSAALTEARPRLFSGQYRRPVTLAVLFAIFNQVSGINAIIYYAPRIFEMTGLGKSSALLSSAGIGLINLVFTLLALQVIDRFGRRKLMLVGSVGLIATLGLVARAFYTQDFAGFTVPALLFVYIAFFAFSQGAVIWVFISEIFPNEVRASGQALGSLTHWLMAAVVAFSFPSVAAYLGGGTVFLFFSAMMVLQLLFAWKVMPETKGTSLEKVERAVFAH encoded by the coding sequence ATGAGTCGTACCCGCAGCCTCTTTTTCTGGTCCATCACCGCCGCCCTGGGCGGCTTCTTATTCGGCTTCGACACGGCCGTTATCTCGGGCGTCGAGCAGACGCTGCAGGACTACTGGCACCTCAACTCCTTCCAGCAGGGGCTCACGGTTTCCATCGCCTTGTTCGGCACCATCCTGGGCTCGATGTTCGGCGGCTTCCCGGCCGACCGCCTCGGGCGCCGCAAGACGCTGTTCTGGATTGCGCTGGCGTACTTCTTCTCGGCCCTGGGCACGGCCCTGGCCCACGACTGGAGCCTGTTCCTGGTGTTCCGCTTCCTGGGCGGCGTGGGCGTGGGGGCGTCGTCGGTGGCCGCGCCGCTCTACATCACGGAGATTGCGCCGGCCGAAACCCGCGGCAAAATGGTAGCCATGTTCCAGTTCAACATCGTGTTCGGCATCCTCGTGGCCTACCTGTCGAACTACCTGCTGCGCGACCTGGGCCCGAACGCCTGGCGCTGGATGCTGGGCGTGCAGGCCGCACCGGCCGCGGTGTTCCTCGTCACCGTCCTCAACATCCCGGAAAGCCCGCGCTGGCTGCTGCTCAAGCGCGGAATGGTGGAGGAAGCCCGGCGCATCTTCGCCATCATCAATCCCGCCACGGCCGACCAGACCATTGAAAACCTGCTGGTTTCGCAAAGCGCCGCCCTCACCGAAGCCCGGCCGCGCCTGTTTTCGGGCCAGTACCGGCGGCCCGTCACACTGGCCGTGCTGTTTGCCATTTTCAACCAGGTATCGGGCATCAACGCCATCATCTACTACGCCCCGCGCATTTTCGAGATGACGGGTTTGGGCAAAAGCTCGGCCCTGCTTTCCTCGGCCGGCATCGGGCTGATAAACCTGGTATTCACGCTGTTGGCCTTGCAGGTTATCGACCGGTTTGGCCGGCGCAAGCTGATGCTGGTGGGCTCGGTGGGGCTGATTGCCACGCTGGGGCTGGTGGCGCGGGCCTTCTACACGCAGGATTTTGCGGGCTTCACGGTGCCAGCGCTGCTGTTCGTGTACATCGCCTTCTTCGCCTTCTCGCAGGGCGCCGTGATTTGGGTGTTCATCTCCGAAATTTTCCCCAACGAGGTGCGGGCCAGCGGCCAGGCCCTGGGCAGCCTCACGCACTGGCTGATGGCGGCCGTGGTGGCCTTCAGCTTCCCGTCGGTGGCGGCCTACCTGGGGGGCGGCACGGTGTTCCTATTCTTCTCGGCCATGATGGTGCTGCAGCTGCTTTTTGCCTGGAAAGTGATGCCCGAAACCAAGGGCACCTCACTGGAAAAAGTGGAGCGCGCGGTGTTTGCCCACTAG